The nucleotide sequence GAAAAGAGACGGCGTTGAAGGGGAGCAAAACCACATAAACAACACCATCGCTGCATTGACCTCAAATTAGAGGTAACGGGGGAACGGAAGACGAGAAAAACTAGGCAGCTGTGTTGCCCTTTAGACCTCCTAATTGCTCCACACTCTTTCAGCTTGGCGACTCGACCAATTTATCGGGCATATTGGTTGAAGATGCCACCGCTACCAAGCACGATTCTGGTCGTGACACatggagaaagggaaaaacagcagcagctcggcgTGCCTATATGTCGTACACTTTCCTTGGTTCACCTCCACCGAGCAATTTATGCTCCTTCCTATCGTCtgctcccttttctttttcgtccAGAAGAGGCTCACTTCACAGTAGCAAACTCCGCCTAAAATAGAGTACAAACGCCTCCGGCATGGCACTGGAATGACATGCCGGAGGTATTCGCTCGCACGGGTTCCGTGGACCAAACACCTTCTCAGTACCAACAAAGCGCCTAGGCATCTCCCTGTCACACACCTCGCacgtggcggcgtcgctgaagGAATGGCTCTTTGCCTGGCCCTTGCCCAGTGCGCGCACGGTGCAACATGCGGCACCACGcgcacagaaaaaaaaacaccaacCTTCaggctctgcagcaccgtAGGGACGCAAGCAGCCAACACGTCAGGCGATACAGCAGGCTCGCCGTCGTGGGGTTCACCCGCGCAGCCACGACGACATGCGCAGTAACAGCCACCACGCACGTCACAAAATTGCTCATCGTCAGCCCGTTCACAGTGTGGAACACCTCGGAGAACTGCGCAAACGAGTGCAACAGTGTGACCGCTGATGAAttgcacagctgcaggggCTCAGCATCCACCAACAGCGCCGACCCAGACACCATGTGTGTTGCAAGGTGGGCCGCCACAAGCGCAACCGCCTGCGCTCTCGACGACCCAGTTCTCCTCAGCGTGAAGTTCCTCGTCGCATCATTAGTGTGGTACAGTTCCATCGCAGTAGGTTGCAGAGCCACTGTGACAAAAAGAAGCAGGGGCAcggcctgcgccaccgcgttGCGCGAGACGGTGCGGTGTAGCGCCAGGACCGTCCCGCTCCCTGTGCAAGCAGGGCAGAGAGTAGCTTGAGCGGGAGGATataagagaaagagagaccgTGCGAGGACAGTGTATGGAAGCAAGTACTTGTtaagcaggagagagaacacTTTAttcccacacacgcagcagcacaagagCCGTAGCAAGGAAACAGAAGGTCCGCACGCTCGACACAGAGCGAGGCCGAAACGACGAGGCACGCACCGTTGAGCTGAGGAGCAGCGAACAAAGCTTCAAGAGTACCGAGTTGCGCACCTAAGTCTGCGTCACCATCGCCTTCACTCAACAAAAAAGCGCAACCAATATAGTTGGCGGTCCCCTCAACAGAGCAACTCACACAAGGGGCCCCCCCCCGCTGTGCAGCCGGCACCACGGCATGCAGGGAATGCAcaagaagggaagggggaaaagaggaaaaagacaGAATGTGAGAATGGGGTGAATGGCAAAGTGACGAAAAGGCCTTTCTTTTCACCGTAACCActctctgccatacaacatgGGCTCAACTCCACTCTGCCTCCGGCTACTCACAGGTCCGTCGCGCGGCGTGAAGCGGCCGTAGACACGCGAGGTACAGCACCGCGCCGACTCggtcatcggagcacggcccctgcctcgagTTCTGTCCACCCGCTCCCCAcatcgcctcgcagccgctcccattgggccggtcgccacctggtgcatcgcGCGCAGTAGTGCAGgcgccccacaccagtgggcagcgagggccgggtgagatacgttcgagtcacgctggcacctAGCCTAGCATGTGCATGatacacacgtgtgcagtgctgcaggtcGGTTCGACGCCACGCAGTCTAGGACAGgcccgccgacatcagcagcgacgaaaTCGCACGGACTTTGCTACGTCATTGCTGCCTGACCCTCTCATCACCAGAAGCGACTTGGCACTGGCAGAGACAGGGGCTGCTAGGCCTCCCCACAGAGTGGACACTGCACCCTAATGCCACACTGAAGCATCCCCCGTTATCAGAGAGCGGAAAACGAGGCATCTGAGCGGAGAATATGCATGAGATAGGACAAGGAAACCGACTGCCCTAACACGCGACTCGTATTATGTGGCCCACCTGTACAAACGGAGACGGCGAGGCGATGCATGTGCCTCTCGCCCTCGCTGCGTCAACGACTCGAGTAGTCATGCCCGTTCTTGTTAGGGGGTACTCTCATCGCCGGTCTAGAACGATCGCAGTGAGAATGAAAAAATGCCTTAGGTGAACTGAGAtagaaaaaagagagacggaaggAACTGAATCAAAGTGAAGCGAAGCGAAAGCATGAGAACACACACATCTGTgtgcgagaggaggaaaagaggggggagagagtaTATAGGTAAATATAACGCGAGGAAGGTGGGTACTTCGTAGGTTTTCGACCATGTCTCAACCAATGATCCTTCTCAGCATCCCTTCGTCTCTCACGATACCTTCATCCCCGCATCGCCTCGGTTGCTAGATTGCAGTTATTGTTCTTTTATTGTCTTGTTCTTAAGTCAactaaagaaaaaaaggagaaaaagaagtgGAGCACTGcattgggggaggggggtgtcCTCTTTAGTCCGTTCACTTTTGTCTGTGTACACCGATGTCTCTACGGGTACCTAAGCTTCTTTGTGTGCACAAGGTCATTTCGCAACACCCTTCAGCTCGGCGCTATCCTCTTCCCCGCGCGTAGGCACACGCAGCGCGATCCCAGTGAGACCTTGGGAGACCCTAACAGCTGGGGATGGCTACTTCTCTGTTCACCCACTGCTCCTCCTTTATCGTTCCACAAGTCGAGGTCAAGCTAACAAGATGAAAGAGATGCAGAAGCATGGACGAGCACTGGCGAACACGtagtgaaaaaaaaaaaaagcaccaaCACACCTGTGCAAAGTCTGCGACACACCTCATAGAGGATACACGTAACAGCAAAACGAAAGGAGTGacgagggagaaaaaaaaagtacaTGAGAATTCTCACGACTACATATATCAACCGATCAACGTTAGCAGCACGAAAAggaatgaaaaaaaaaactaaataagagagagggacggggaggtgaggaagaaaagaacgaaacaaaagaaaggaaggcTCGATTAAGCCCTTTTTTCCGCATGCTTActctctgccatacaacatgGACTCAACTCCACTCTGCCTCCGGCTACTCACAGGTCCGTCGCGCGGCGCGAAGCGGCCGTAGACACGCGAGGTACAGCACCGCGCCGACTCggtcatcggagcacggcccctgcctcgagTTCTGTCCACCCGCTCCCCGcatcgcctcgcagccgctcccattgggccggtcgccacctggtgcatcgcGCGCAGTAGTGCAGgcgccccacaccagtgggcagcgagggccgggtgagatacgttcgagtcacgctggcacctAGCCTAGCATGTGCATGatacacacgtgtgcagtgctgcaggtcGGTTCGACGCCACGCAGTCTAGGACAGgcccgccgacatcagcagcgacgaaaTCGCACGGACTTTGCTACGTCATTGCTGCCTGACCCTCTCATCACCAGAAGCGACTTGGCACTGGCAGAGACAGGGGCTGCTAGGCCTCCCCACAGAGTGGACACTGCACCCTGGTGCCATTAGTGGTGGCGTCCCTGTGCTCATACAGCCTGCTGAAATACGATGCAGCatacagagaagagagagggcagcatTTCCACTGCGGGAACGTATTACTTGTGCGTCAGGGTAATGGCGAGGGACAGGTTGGAACCGAAGCACAGACCCAGCATCAGAAAGACACCCGAAAGTATGGCGGCCACAGAGCGCTCGCCGGCGTAGTGTAGGGTTGGCGTGCGCGGGCAATAGATGCACGACATAGTACCAAAGTAGCCGTTGGTCAACCCCAGCAGCAAGATGAGGATGTATGGCAGAGCGACGCCGGGAATGATaccgcgcacgcacaggaCGAGAAACGGAACCACGATGAGGCGGCCAACAGTACCGCCAATGATGACCTTTGGTGGTgggcgcagcgcacggaCCATCAGGAGAATGCGCGAAATAAAGTCACCCGCGTTGAATAGCGCAACAATGATGGTCATATACCAGTCACTGTTTGCCGGCACCAGAAAGAACACACcagggaagagaaacaggCTCGTGAAAAAGATTGCGAAGGCGCACAGGAGCATCGGGTAGACTCGCTTGAACACAGAAAAGACGGAGGTGCGAAGCATCTGCTCCGTCGACGTGATGTTCTTCGTCTGATCCAGATCTGTCATATGATCCGCATCGCCAGTCGCCGCAAGCACACCGCCGCTCTTGTCAGCCGAGTCGTTGTGCACCGCGCGCACCTCATCcagctcctctccctcatcgaGGGCACCCTCTTTGTTCTCCGCCTTGTAAGATACCTCTGCAACGTCGCCCGTCGCAGGTTCTTTGCTATCGGACGActccaccacctcaccacggcggtgcagcgcagcagagcggAACTCGGCGATGTACTTGTGTGCAAATGGGTTGTAGCGCAGCAAGAAGAGCTCCACAACAGCCACCACCTGAATAGCAATACCAATGCCAAAGTAGATGCGGGAGATAGTGAGCACGTCATGGAACGTCGACCCCATTGACACCTTAAGGATGATCTGGATGACTGACATGAAGAGTGCAACCACGGTCAGACCCCACTGCGCGCCGTTCATGAACTTGGTCGGGAAGGGGCCGACAAGAGCGTTCGTGCACGAGTTGCATAACGCCTTGGAGAAGCCACCCAATATCGCAACCATCATGATCACCGCAATCGCACCGTTTTGCGTCGGGATGGTCGCGGCCGGCACGATGATGATGACCAGTAGCTCCGCAAAGGGAATGCCGAGGCCCAGGAAAAGACGAATGCCAAGCGGAATAGAACGCACAAACGGAGTCAGGGCAGCAACCTCAGTGATGATCTGCATAGCGAACGTGCCGGCATTGTAGAAGGTGTTAGCATTCTTCCAGAACAGCGGTGTTTCCGCAACCGCGCCTGGTTGGCCGGTTGCATAGATGTAGTACTTGCTGACAAAGTCAGGTGCAGACGTGACAGCGCTCGTCACCATCATGATAGACATACCGAGCAGCACGAATGTGACGTATGTGTTGAACTCGGCAAACGTGTGGAAGCCAAAG is from Leishmania panamensis strain MHOM/PA/94/PSC-1 chromosome 35 sequence and encodes:
- the NT2 gene encoding nucleoside transporter, putative (TriTrypDB/GeneDB-style sysID: LpmP.35.2010), whose translation is MTAQSAALSASHGALPWYHFGFHTFAEFNTYVTFVLLGMSIMMVTSAVTSAPDFVSKYYIYATGQPGAVAETPLFWKNANTFYNAGTFAMQIITEVAALTPFVRSIPLGIRLFLGLGIPFAELLVIIIVPAATIPTQNGAIAVIMMVAILGGFSKALCNSCTNALVGPFPTKFMNGAQWGLTVVALFMSVIQIILKVSMGSTFHDVLTISRIYFGIGIAIQVVAVVELFLLRYNPFAHKYIAEFRSAALHRRGEVVESSDSKEPATGDVAEVSYKAENKEGALDEGEELDEVRAVHNDSADKSGGVLAATGDADHMTDLDQTKNITSTEQMLRTSVFSVFKRVYPMLLCAFAIFFTSLFLFPGVFFLVPANSDWYMTIIVALFNAGDFISRILLMVRALRPPPKVIIGGTVGRLIVVPFLVLCVRGIIPGVALPYILILLLGLTNGYFGTMSCIYCPRTPTLHYAGERSVAAILSGVFLMLGLCFGSNLSLAITLTHK